A genomic region of Mustela erminea isolate mMusErm1 chromosome 12, mMusErm1.Pri, whole genome shotgun sequence contains the following coding sequences:
- the LOC116570225 gene encoding interferon alpha-1/2-like, whose protein sequence is MALPCSFLVALVVLSCHSLSSLGCDLPQDHGLLHWRALMLLRQMRRLSASSCDNYTNDFGFPQEAFDGKQLQKAQALSVIHVTNQKTFHLFCTEASPAPWNTTLLEELCSGISEQQGHLEACPLQEAGVGETPLVNGDSILRNYFQRISLYLQEKQYSPCAWEMVRAEIMKPLYASTALRKELRSKN, encoded by the coding sequence ATggccctgccctgctccttcTTGGTGGCCCTGGTGGTGCTCAGCTGCCACTCCCTCAGCTCTCTGGGATGTGACCTGCCTCAGGACCACGGCCTGCTGCACTGGAGGGCCCTGATGCTCCTGCGACAAATGAGGAGACTGTCTGCTAGCTCCTGTGACAACTATACAAACGACTTTGGCTTCCCCCAGGAGGCCTTCGATGGCAAGCAGCTGCAGAAGGCTCAAGCCCTCTCTGTCATCCATGTGACGAACCAGAAGACCTTCCACCTCTTCTGCACAGAGGCCTCACCTGCTCCTTGGAACACGACCCTCCTGGAGGAATTGTGCTCGGGAATTTCTGAGCAGCAGGGCCACCTGGAAGCCTGTCCCCTGcaggaggcgggggtgggagagaCGCCCCTGGTGAATGGGGACTCCATCCTGAGGAACTACTTCCAGAGAATCTCCCTCTATCTGCAAGAGAAGCAATACAGCCCTTGTGCCTGGGAGATGGTCCGAGCAGAGATCATGAAACCCTTGTATGCATCAACAGCCTTGCGAAAGGAATTAAGGAGCAAGAACTGA